The Natrinema pellirubrum DSM 15624 region CGGTTGCCTCGTTCATTCGGTGTATCTCTCGATCAGGGCACGGAGTCGGTTTTCCGGCAGCACGCCGGACTGCTGTTCGACCTGCTCACCGTCCGCGAAGAGGACGAGCGTCGGCACGCCGCGAACGCCGAACGACCCCGCGAGCTGCTGGTGTTCGTCGACGTCGACCTTGGCGATCACGGCGTCGGTCGTGTCGGCCAGCTTCTCGAGGACGGGATTGAGCATCTGACAGGGGCCACACCAGTCGGCGTAGAAGTCCACGAGAACGACCTCGTGTTCCGCCGTGACGTCCTCGAGGTGACTTCCGCCGTCGATGTAGATCGGTTCGTCGAGCGATCGTGCCGAAACGTCGTCGCGTGCATCAGTTGCCATCACCACTACGTATGGACCGACACTGCTTAAAGGTTTTGTACATAGTGTACAATATAGTGGCGACTCCCCTCGAGAGTTCGATCCGTAATGGACGGCCGATGTGTCCGGACGGATTCGCAACGCACATGTGGGCTGTATTCGGGGCTATCGGTGAGATGAACCGGGCCACCCCGATCGTTTGGTCCGGATGGTTTTGTGTAGATACATAACAACCGAGCAGTCAACGGGCCGGTCACTCCGAGACATCCACGTCGAAGCGGGCAAAATACTCGGATCGCATCCCGATGCGAGCGTCGAACGGCGGTCCCCGTCGTTCGTCGCGCCGTCGTAGCGGTTTGAGTTTCCGGTCGTCACTACCGGACTACGAGGACGGGAACCGGAGATCGTCGAACGACGGTTTCCGCGACGCTCCCGAGCAGGACGCGGGAGACCCCCTCCTTGCCGTGGCTGCCGATGACGATCAGATCGACCGATTCCGCTGCCGCCTGCGCGACGATGCGATCATCCGGTTCGCCCGTGACGACGTTCGTTTCGAGACTGCGACCGGACTCGGCTGCGAGTTCCGTCGCCGTCTCGAGGACATCGGCTGCGTGTTCCTTCGCTTTCTCGGAAACGGGTGCTTGCAGTTCCGGTCCGAGGAGTTGCGCCCAGCGCCCGTCGGGGATCTCGATGACGTACAGCGCGATGACGGTCGCGTCCGGGAATTCGTCGAAGGTCAACTCGAGAGCGTCCGTCGCTTGTGGCGACCCGTCGTAGGGAACGAGAACTCGATCGGCCATGACGAATGGCTTCGACCACCCGGTATAAAATCGTCACGCCGATCTCATGACCGAGAAATAGGTCCAGCGGCGCCGACAGTAATGAGTGTCCGCCGTCCACTGTGGCAGTACCCACACTGAACGGAACGGATGAAACCGTCCACGGAGTCGCCTGCTGACACTGTTCTGGCAGTGATCCCGTGTCCGACGCTCGCCGGCGAATCAGGCCGCGCAGTTGTTGGGGCCGAGTTCGAGTTCCGTCGCCTCGGACTCGTCCTCGGGCGGCTCCGTCCCAGTGTTGATCTCGAGTACGCGCTCGTAGTTCGGCGGTTTTTCCGGGTCGTTCTCGACGATCCGATCGACGAACTCGTCCTCGTCCAATCCGATCAACTCGAGATCGTCGCGGAGGTCGCCCAGACGAGCGCCGATCAGTTCGCCCGGCGAGCCGACCTCGTATCGGTTCTCCGCCGTAACCGAGACGTGTCCCGGGAGGATCCGCGTCTCGTCCGGGAGTTCGAGAACGGTGTCGTGGATCGATTCGTACAGTAGTTCGGCGCCGTTGGCCGCGTCCTCGTCACCGAACTGAAGTTCCGTCCGGCCGACGGACTCGACGAACAGCGTGTCACCCGTCAGCAGCGCCTCGCCGTCGACGAGGGAGTTGACCATCTCGGTCGTGTGTCCCGGCGTCTGTAGCGTCTCGATTTCGACGTCGTCGAGGACGATCGTCTCGCCGTCGGCGAGCGGTTCGTAGTCGTATTCGACGCCCCGTTCGCTCGCGCGTTCGCCGAGATGGTAGGGAACGTCCAGCTCGGTCGCCAGTTTTCGCCCGCCCGAGATGTGATCGGCGTGGACGTGGGTGTCGAGGACGCGCTCGATCGTGAGTCCGGCCTCCTCGGCGGCGATCTTGAACTGGTCCGTCTGTCGGGTCGGGTCGACCACGACCGCCGACTCGGCGGCCGTCGAGCCGACGACGTAGCCGAGACAGCCCTTTGCCCGGCGCTGTAGCTGCAGGACGACGAGATCCTCGTTTGCCGTCTCGACGGGGACGACCTCGTACACCTTGCTCCAGTCTTCCATGCCACCTTTCACGACGGCCACGTCGTCGTAGCCGCGTTGCTCGAGTTCGAAACCGAACGGCGTCGACGTGAGCCCCTTCCCACAGATCGCGACGATCGAGTCGCCGTTGCTCGCTGCCTCGATGCGCTCGATTTTCTCGTCATCGAACTCGTTGTGGGGGTCGAACGGGACGTTTTCGGCGCCGTGAATCCGCCACCCCTCGTAACTGTCTTCGGGGCGGGTATCGACGAGCGTAAACGACTCGTCCGAGTCGATCATCGCCGCGAGCCGTTCGGGAGATAGTTGGGTCACCATTGGACTCACCTTACAAGACTCATACTGCGAGCCCGTTGATAGGTATCGTCCCTGCACAGGCACCCTCGACGACCGGGACGGGATTCGACCGACTCGAGGGCGTGTCTCGCGGTCGATCGGCTCGCTGCGGGACACGCTTGGCCACCGCTATCGGAGCCGCTGAAACGAATGACAACGCTGTCGTGCGGTCGGGTGTGCAACGATTGTCAGTGGCGACGAGACGATCCCGGCAGGTCGGTGGCGACGTTCCCGTTCCAGTGATAGTACGGTCTCCAATAAGAGGGGGATTTTTAGCCGGCGCATCGTCGGAGAACGTATGCAGGACCCTCGATGGCTGCAACTGAGCGAGGACGAAATAAACGAATTCCTCGGTCGCGGCGGGACCGGCGTCATCTCCTTCGCCACGGATCCCGACGAACCGCCGGTTTCGATCCCCGTCTCGTACGGGTACAGCGCGGACGTAAAGCGGTTTTACTATCGACTCTCGATCCCACAGGACAGCAGAAAGGAGGACCTCGTGGATAACCCCGTCTCCTTCGTGACACACGACGAGACCGACACCGGCTGGCGAAGCGTCGTCGCCACGGGACGGCTTTCGGATACAGCCGATGCGCCGTACGAGTCGACGGAAATTCAGGGGATGTGGGGGATCCAGATCCCGATCATCGACGTGTTCGAGCGACCGCCGAGGGAGATGACGTTCCGCTATTTCAGCCTCGATCCGGACGAGATAACGGGGCGGAAAGAGGTCCGGACCGATGCGTAGCGAGCGGACGTCCACAACGGCTCATACGGGCAGCTGTCCCGATACCCCGTGCAATCGCGGGACGGTCGGGTCTCGTCGGAACTGACGGACGGCAGTCCGTGTGACACAGCAACTGTTGGGCAGATCGGCGTGAAGATCGAGCGCTCTGCTGTGGCCGTCGCCGGTCGGCCGCGAATTGGCGACCGACTTCGTAGTGACTTCTGTCCGACAGTGTAAGCGACGGGCGTGTTCCGTTATCGAACGATCGTCACCGGGACTGGGGAGCGCCGCGTGACGGTTTCGGCCACGCTTCCGAGCAGGACACGAGTGACGCCGGACCGACCGTGACTACCCATGACGATGTGATCGACGTCGTTTTCGTCGGCGTACTGGACGATCGTTCGAGCGGCCGGTCCAGTTTCGACCGCGGTGTCGATCGTGGTCGTCTCGAGAACGCCTGCTTCCTCCGCTCGGTCGTGCGCTTCTTCGCCGAGTTCGTTACCCCGTTCGACGGCCTGATCGTGGATCTGTGGATCGTAGTAGCCGCCGCCCCCGTAATCACTGTATACTCCCGCCATCGGATCGACGACGTGTAACGTCGTGATTCGCCCGCCGTCGTGATTCGAGACCGCGTGATCGAACGCGGCCCACGCTTGCGATGAGCCGTCCAACGGGACGAGTACGTGCGTTCCCATACGGGAGACACGTCAGCAACGTACAAGAAACCCGCCGGAAACGGCCCGCTCGCGATCGGTGCGAGCGCGATCGTCGCGGACTCGAGTACGGTCGTGTGACGGTCGTACCGACGAGAGAGTCCGCCGTCGTCACACTTGGGCCCCGAGACTAAGACGTCTCGTGTGGTCGGCCTATCCGGTGTCCTCATGCCGATCGATGACTTAGCCCGCAGCGATGTCGTAACGGCCGCACCCGACGCATCGGTCTCCGAACTCGCGGCGATGATGGACGAGGAGAACGTCGGGAGTATCGTGATTATCGACGACGATGCGCCGGTGGGTATCGTAACCGACCGCGACCTGACTGTGCGCGTCCTCGCCGACGGGACCGATGCCGAGCAGACGGCAGCGGAGATAATGACCGAGGATCCCTGTACGATCGAGCGAGACGACGGGTTCTACGAGGCGACGGACCTGATGGCCGAACACGGCGTGCGCCGCCTCCCCGTCAGCGACGGCGACCAGCTCGTCGGCATCATCACGGCCGACGATCTGACGGAACTCATCGCCGACGAGGAACAACAGCTCGCGGACGTCATTCGGGCTCAGCGCCCCGAATACTGATTCCCGGCGATCTGTGGCCCGTCACCGTTCCCGTCGCGAGGCAACTCCGGTGGCGTGCGGCCGGCCTCGGCGACGACCGTGACACACCGACTCGTCCGCCGGTCGCTTGCCGGTCGCCGGTGACGGTGTGTCCGACTGCCGATCGTCCGGCAGTTTCGAACGCTCGAGCGCCTCGGACGGTCCCTTTTTCGGTGTGGTTGTGTGTATTTGGGACAAACTCCGATCGTATTCGGTGGCCCGTGAGGACGTCTGCTTGGGACCGGTGGCTGGTGAGGCCGCCGTAGACGGCACCTCGCTGACGAGCAGTGCTGCAGCGAGGAGATCGCCGGGTTCGCCGTATCGAGGCTCCAGCACTCTCGGTACGCCACCGGTCGCGCGAACGGCAACCACGATCGGGCCGAGCAACGGCGTGATACCGACGTCGATCTCGTGGCGGTTCCGTGTGGACGACCGCACGCTGTTTCGTCGATTGGACCAGACTCCACTTATCGGTCGCCACCCAAGGACGCACATGGACGAGTCCCACGGAAGTGACAGCGAACGAAGCGTGTCGCGTCGAACGATCCTCGCCGGGTCGGCCCTCACCGGGCTGACCGCTCTGGCCGGTTGTCTCGGCGGTGACGAGGCGAACAGTCCCGACCCGGTCACGATCGAGGACGGGACGAGCTGTGACAACTGCACGATGGCGATCGTCGACTACCCCGGACCGGTCGGCGAATCGTTCTACGACGACGCCGAGGAAGTACTCGACGAAGACCGTCCGGCACAGTTCTGCAGTTCCCTCTGTACGTACGCGTTCACGTTCGAACACGAGGACGAGCAAGAGCCGAGCGTGACGTACGTGACCGACTACTCGAGCGTCGACTACGAGGTCGATACCGGCGGCGACGCGCCCGAGATTACCAGCCACGTCGAAGCGGACGCCTTCGCGCCGATAACCGATCTCACGCTGGTCGTCGACAGCGAGGTCGAGGGCGCGATGGGGCCGTCGATGATCGGCTTTTCCGACTCCGACGACGCGGACGCGTTCCAAGCGGACTACGGCGGCGATCTCTACGAACACGGCGACGTGAGTCGCGACCTCGTGATGTCGATGATGTAACGACCGATCCCGCGATCGTGCCCGAAACGACAGTTACCGATTCATTGCCGCGGTCGCGACGGCAAGGGAGCCGATCGTCCACACCGCGAGTCCGATCAGACTGGCCACTGGCGAGGCCGTCTGTGGTCCGGTTCCTGCCGCCGTTATCACGACAGTTTCGAAGACGAGTCCGCGGTACGCGCTGAGCGGACTCGCCGCGAGCGCGTAGACGAGCGATGACTCGCCCAGATAGCCGCCGGCGAGGCCGTAGACGAGTGCGAGATCCAGCCCCACCAGCACGACGACCAACGCGACGACGGACAGCGCGAGGGCGCTTCGCGTTCCGCTTACGAGCGCCGAGATCGCGATCGCGACAGCGAGGATCGATAGCGCGAACAGCGCGGTCAGCACGACGAACCGCGCGAACAGGAGCGGGGAGTCGGCACCGGCGTGGGACGCGTACCGGCTGAACGGTTCCTCGCGACCGACGACGACCGCGCCGCCGACGAGCAGAAGCGACGCGGCGACCGTCCCGAGGAGTCCGACGGCCCTGCCGACGAAGACGCCGATGACGTGTTCGCGCGGTGCGATCGGATACGTCTCGAGGACGTCGAGTTCGCCCCGTCGGCGGTCGCCGAGGATCGCCCGGTAGCCGAACGCGACGGCCACGATCGGGACGAGCAACTCGAGCGGCGTCAGGAGATCGACGATCGTCGGGACGTAGCCGGCCCCGACACCGCCCCCGACCCACGCGATTCCCAGCAGGACGGCCGCGAACGCCGCGCCGAGGAGGACGAACGTCCGGGTCCGGGAGAGGGTCCTGAGTTCGCGGACGACGACGCGTTCGATCCGGCGAGTCGGCTTCGGCGCACGGTCGGCCGACCTCGGGGGCTCGAGGTCGGTCTCGTCGTCGGTCGCCGGCGGCGAGTCGTCGTGTACCGAGCGCGACGCACCGGTCACGCCGTCTCACCCCGGACTCGAACGCGACGGAGATCGCCGGTGATCGACGCCTCGTAAACGTTCTCGAGCGATTCGACGCCGAGGCGATCGCACAGCGCCGTCGGGGCCCCGCGTTCGACGACGGTGCCGTCGTCGAGGACGACCACCTCGTCGGCCGTCCGCTCGACGAGTTCGAGATCGTGCGAACTCACCACCACCGCGGTTCCGGTGGCGGCGAGTTCGTCGGCCACCGCGAACACGTGCTTGCTCATCCCCGGATCGAGTCCGGACGCGGGTTCGTCGAGGGCGACCAGCGGCGGGTCACCGATCGTCGCCTGGGCGATCCCGACGAGTCGCGTCATCCCTCCGGAAAGCGCCTCGACCCGGCGCGTCGCGGCGTCTTCGAGTCCAACGCGCTCGAGTCGTGCCATCGCCTCGTCGCGGCCACCGCCGACGAGCGACGCGTAGAACGTGAGCGTTTCGAGGACGGTGAACCCGGGCCGAAACTCGGGATGTTGAGGGAGATACCCGACCTCGCGTGCGGCATCCGGCCCGTGATACGCGACGGACCCCCCGGTCGGTTCCTGGAGTCCGGCGAGCGTGCGGAGCAGGGTCGTCTTTCCGGTCCCGTTCGGACCGATCAGGGCCGTCACCGCGCCCGGTCGGACGGGGACGGATACGTCCTGTAGGATGGTCACGTCTCCGTACGCGAAATCGACGTTCGATGCCTCGAGTAGGGGTTGGGCTGTCGTCATGGTTCGATCGTGAGTGAGCCGTCGCAGGACCTGGCGCGATCGGCGTAATCGGTCCGCTCGAGCAGTTCCGGGTTGTTCGGTTCGCACGTGGGCTCCGTGTCGGTGACACTACCCGTCCGCATTCCGGACACCGATGCTTCGAACCCCGAGAGCGCGTCGAGCGCCGGCGCTCGGGCGAGCGTCGCTGCCCCGTCGGTGTGGTGCATCCGACCGTCGACGGTGTCGGTCGGTGAATACGACCGGGACGGCGGGTCGCCGTCCGCGATACTGGTGGCTCCTTGCCAGTAGTTCCCGCGACCGTCGTGCGTCCAGACGCGCAACGGTCCGGCGCCCGCGGTGGCGTGGTCGTCGTTGCTGACGAAGTCGTTCTCGAGGACCCGGTTCGTCGGCAGTATCACCCGATCGTTGACGCCGACCTGATTCCCCGCGATGACGTTTCGCTCGTAGATCGAGCCGGACGCCGCCAGCTCTAGTCCGACGTCGTTGGCCTCGAGGACGTTCTCGGCGACGTACGTGTCCGAGCCGCCGACGTAGGCGCCGACCTGTGAGCCCCTGATCTCGTTGCCGACGATCGCGTTCCGCTCGGGCCCCGTCATGACGTAGATCCCCGTATCGACGACGTCGTTCAGTCGGTTGTCCGCGAGTAGCGTGCCGTCGGTATGCATCAAGTGGATTCCCAGTAGGCTTTCGTCGATCGTGTTCTCCCGAATCACGATCCCCTCGGATCGGTACGCGTAGATCGCGTCCCGCCCGTCGACGATCGTCGTTTCCTCGATCACGCCCGGCGACCGGAACGCCATGATTCCGGCGAACCCGTCCTCCCACCGTTCGTTGCCACGGACCGTCGCGTTCCGAACGACCGTCTCGGGGCTCTCGCGAAGGATGATCCCGTTCGAGGGCGTCTCGATCGTCACGTTCTCGACCGACAGCCCCGCGGCGACGTGGGCCGAGATGCCGGCGTCCGCACCGGTGTAGTACGTCAGGAACTTCTCGTCCCAGGCGTCGTCGTCGATCGCCGGTCCGGGGACGTCCTCGGCACCGGAGGTCAGCGGCCCGACGCCGGTGATCTCGAGGTCACGGATTCCGACCCGCGGTTCGGTGACGGTCACGACCGACCCGTTGCCGTCGCCGCTGATCGTCGGTGTTCCGTCCCCGGCGAGCGTGATCGGACGGTCGATCTCGAGGGTTTCCTCGTAGGTCCCGTCGGAGACCAGAACCGTGGTGTTCGCTGGCGCTTCGTCGATGCCCGCCTGGACGGTATCGACGACCGTGATATTGGCAGGGTCCTCGTCGATGCGCTCCCGAACGGCATCGGCGTCCGTTGCGACGACGGTCGAGACCGGCCGATCGGTGCGGGCCTGTGTCGACTCGACGGTCGCATCGGCACGGCGGTCCTGTTCGGAAACGCGGTCGCGGACGCCGGTCACGTCGTCGGTGTCGAACGACTGCTCGAGGGTTTCGTCCCACGAATACACCTCGCCGCCGTGAGCCGTCGCGAACGACGCCGCGTCCGCTTTGTCGGCGAACGAAACGACGGTCTCGCCCGACGGCGTTCGGGCCTCGCTGCCGACGACGAACCACGCGTCAGTGGCGTCGATCCACGGGAGCTGTCGGTCGGTGACCGGATACCCCTCCTCGTTCAACTCGACCGGCGCGTCGCCGTAGTCGGTGACGTACACCGCCAGCGGATAGCCAAAGCGCTGTTCGTGTCCGTCCTGTCGCTGGGCGTCGACGAACGTCTCGACGCCGTAGTAGCCGACGACGTACTGATACTGCGAGTAAAACGCCTGCGCTCGTGGGAGCGTGACGTTCTCGTCGAGTTTCTGTTCGTTCTCGAGCGTGAGTCCCACGGAAACGGTTTCGTCGAACGGCGCCGGTTCCGGGGGCGCCGGATCGGCGTCACCGACGAAGAGGCCACCGAGTCCGACGGTGGCGACGAGTACGACGGCAGCCAGGACGATCTCTCGAGGTGGCCGGTACACAGATGTCCTTGGATCGTCGGCGAAAAAGCCCCTCTGGTCCGTCTATCGAAAGGTTCCGTCGACGGCCGTGACATGGACCGGACGGAAGCCAATCCCGTTCGGGGCGGCAGCCGCCAGCCCAGATCACCGACGGTCGGGTCCGGTCTCAGACGGACCAGTGTACGTCGGTTCCGGTGTAACGGCGACCATCCTGCGGGTACGCGACGCCGCGGGAGGCGACGTTGACGGATATCGCCGATCGATTGAACGTCTCGAAAGCGACGTGTAGCGACGTGCTACATCGGGCCGAGGGCAGCATCGTCTCGTGGTTCGTCGACGAACAGTTCGGGACGGCGTCCGACCCCCGGTCGTACCTCGAGCGGTGAACAGCGGGAAGGGACGACGGGCGCGGCCGGTTCGGTTTCCGCGGGTTCGATTCAGGTGTCGCAGTCCGAACAGCGGGTCCGAAACCGCAGTCCGATTCCGATCATGCCGAGCGTGACGAGGGTGACCGCCAGTTGCACGACCCCGCTGCTCGCGTTCCCGGCCGCGGCTCCGCCGGCGACGGCAGCGGTCCCGCCGACCACCAGGCCGCCGGTTCCGAGACAACAGAGGCTCGCAACGCCCGCGAGTCCCAGAAGCGACCGTCGGGATGCCGAATCGGAGTTCACACCTCGACGTTCGATCGAGTGTGGGTATATGTGTTGTGGCGTTTTTCCGCCCGAGCGGACGGCCGGCGTTTCGGAACGGGGCGAAACGCGGGACCGCTGCTCCCGGTGGCGTGACGCGATGACGAGCCGTCCCGCCACCGCGGAACGTCGAATTCGGAAGTTCTTTTCGTGACGGGCACAATACTGTATACGATGACGTTGCCTATCGACCCGAGCCAGATCGATCCGGACGAGATCGGTGCGACGCAGACGACCCTCGAGATGGACCACGAGGAAGCCATCGAACACGTCCGCGAGGTGTTCACCGACGCCGGCTTCGGGGTCCCCGTCGAGTTCTCCCCGTCGGAGCTGTTGAACGAGAAGGTCGACGCCGACCGCGACCCCTACTACGTCCTCGGGGCGTGTAACCCGGCGGTGGCCGACCGGGCGCTCGAGGCGACCGACGGGAAGATGGGCGCGCTGTTCCCGTGTAACGTCGTCGTCTGGGAGAAAGAACCCGGCCGCCAGCGCGTCTATCACGTCTCGATCATGCGCATCGCACGGCTCGTCGGGATTGCGCCGGACGACGAGGAGATGGCGGACATCGTCGCCGAGACTGGTGAACTCGTCGACGCCGCCTTCGAGGCCCTGTAACCATGGGTCACCACACGTTCGACGCCGATCGAGCGGACAAGTTAGAGGACGCCGAGCAGCGATATCGGTTCGTCTCGGCCGAGGAACTGCTGTGGGCGCTCTCGCTGTCGCCGGACGATACCGTCGCCGACCTCGGGAGCGGGACCGGCTTCTTCACCGACGACGTCGCTCCACACGCCGGGGCGGTCTACGCGGTCGATCTGCAGGCGGCGATGCACGAGTACTACCGCGAGAAAGGCGTTCCGGAGAACGTCGAACTCGTGACCAGCGACGTGAGCGACCTCCCGTTCGACGACGGCGACGTCGACGCCGCGTTCTCGACGATGACCTACCACGAGTTCGCGAGCGACGAGGCGATCGCCGAGGTCCGGCGGTCGCTCGCTCCGAACGGGCGACTCGTGATCGTCGACTGGGCGGCGACCGGCACCGGCGAAGCCGGTCCGCCGGTCGAGGAACGGTACAGTGCCGACGAGGCGGCGGACGCGCTCCGCGAGGCCGGGTTCGAGATCGAACACGCGGCCGTCCGTCCGGAGACGTTCCTGCTGATCGCGACACTCGAGTGAGCAGCCGGCTCACTCGAGCGGGTCGTGGCCGGCAGACTCCGTTTCAGTCCGTCGGTTCGGGGACCTCGTCGGCTCCTGTCGCTCGGAGCCAGCCCTTGATCAGTTCGTTGACGTTGTGGAAGACGACCCCGACCGACAGGAGCGTCGTCGTCAGGTAGATGACGAACCCCGGCGGGCCGCCAATCGTCGCGCCGAGGAGACCGCCGGTGATCCCGACGACCGTCAGCTCGAGCCACGTCAGCAGGACTCGAGAGCCGAGTCGGGGCGGTCGTCCGGTCGCTGCCCGGTCGCCGATGCGGTCGTCGCGGGCCGCGGACCGATCGTCGTCGCCGTCGGCTGCCATCAGTACGACTCACCCGTTTCGATCGGCCCGCTGAAGGCGGTGTAGAGGACCGCGAAGTAGACGAACACGAGCGGCAACAGGACGGCCGCGCCGACGGACATGAGATTGAGCTGCAGCGTCGAGACGATGGCCGTCTCGACCGTCAGTCCGGCCGCTCGATCGATGGACGGGTACATCAGGCCGGCGACGATGGCGACCAGCGCGAAGACCAGCCCCGCGGCCGCGCCGAACGCCGCGTAGTAGCGGTCCGCCCGCGTCGCCGCCACGTACACGCCGGCGAACGCGAGCGTCGCGAGGACGAGCGCCAGCACCGGTGCCGAGAGCAGGGCCGACCGCAACGCCGGTTCGACCGCGTACACGGAGCCAAGCGCCGCGACAACGAGGACGAGGTACGCGCCGAGCGCGCGATAGCCGTCCATCTCGAGGTCGTCGCGTAAGTCACCTCGCGTCTTCAGTCGGAGGAAGGCCACGCCGTCGACGACGGTGAGCGCGACGACGGCGAGACCGACGATCAGCGCCGGGAGGGTGACGATCGACGTCGCGCCGGTCACCCAGTTCGCGGTGAACATACCCAGAAAGAAGGGGGCGGTGAGGCTGCCGACGACGAACGCCCGGCCCCACCAGCGCTGCCAGCCGTCGTCGTGGCGCTGTTCGTACATCTCGGGTGCGAGTCCCCGAACGATGAGCGCGCCCAGAATGGCGAACATCAACAGGTAGTGGCGGCTGAAGAGGTTGGCGTAGACGGACGGAAAGGCCGCGAACAACGCGCCGCCG contains the following coding sequences:
- the trxA gene encoding thioredoxin, whose protein sequence is MATDARDDVSARSLDEPIYIDGGSHLEDVTAEHEVVLVDFYADWCGPCQMLNPVLEKLADTTDAVIAKVDVDEHQQLAGSFGVRGVPTLVLFADGEQVEQQSGVLPENRLRALIERYTE
- a CDS encoding universal stress protein, producing MADRVLVPYDGSPQATDALELTFDEFPDATVIALYVIEIPDGRWAQLLGPELQAPVSEKAKEHAADVLETATELAAESGRSLETNVVTGEPDDRIVAQAAAESVDLIVIGSHGKEGVSRVLLGSVAETVVRRSPVPVLVVR
- a CDS encoding MBL fold metallo-hydrolase, coding for MVTQLSPERLAAMIDSDESFTLVDTRPEDSYEGWRIHGAENVPFDPHNEFDDEKIERIEAASNGDSIVAICGKGLTSTPFGFELEQRGYDDVAVVKGGMEDWSKVYEVVPVETANEDLVVLQLQRRAKGCLGYVVGSTAAESAVVVDPTRQTDQFKIAAEEAGLTIERVLDTHVHADHISGGRKLATELDVPYHLGERASERGVEYDYEPLADGETIVLDDVEIETLQTPGHTTEMVNSLVDGEALLTGDTLFVESVGRTELQFGDEDAANGAELLYESIHDTVLELPDETRILPGHVSVTAENRYEVGSPGELIGARLGDLRDDLELIGLDEDEFVDRIVENDPEKPPNYERVLEINTGTEPPEDESEATELELGPNNCAA
- a CDS encoding pyridoxamine 5'-phosphate oxidase family protein, yielding MQDPRWLQLSEDEINEFLGRGGTGVISFATDPDEPPVSIPVSYGYSADVKRFYYRLSIPQDSRKEDLVDNPVSFVTHDETDTGWRSVVATGRLSDTADAPYESTEIQGMWGIQIPIIDVFERPPREMTFRYFSLDPDEITGRKEVRTDA
- a CDS encoding universal stress protein, giving the protein MGTHVLVPLDGSSQAWAAFDHAVSNHDGGRITTLHVVDPMAGVYSDYGGGGYYDPQIHDQAVERGNELGEEAHDRAEEAGVLETTTIDTAVETGPAARTIVQYADENDVDHIVMGSHGRSGVTRVLLGSVAETVTRRSPVPVTIVR
- a CDS encoding CBS domain-containing protein; amino-acid sequence: MPIDDLARSDVVTAAPDASVSELAAMMDEENVGSIVIIDDDAPVGIVTDRDLTVRVLADGTDAEQTAAEIMTEDPCTIERDDGFYEATDLMAEHGVRRLPVSDGDQLVGIITADDLTELIADEEQQLADVIRAQRPEY
- a CDS encoding nitrous oxide reductase accessory protein NosL, coding for MDESHGSDSERSVSRRTILAGSALTGLTALAGCLGGDEANSPDPVTIEDGTSCDNCTMAIVDYPGPVGESFYDDAEEVLDEDRPAQFCSSLCTYAFTFEHEDEQEPSVTYVTDYSSVDYEVDTGGDAPEITSHVEADAFAPITDLTLVVDSEVEGAMGPSMIGFSDSDDADAFQADYGGDLYEHGDVSRDLVMSMM
- a CDS encoding ABC transporter permease — translated: MTGASRSVHDDSPPATDDETDLEPPRSADRAPKPTRRIERVVVRELRTLSRTRTFVLLGAAFAAVLLGIAWVGGGVGAGYVPTIVDLLTPLELLVPIVAVAFGYRAILGDRRRGELDVLETYPIAPREHVIGVFVGRAVGLLGTVAASLLLVGGAVVVGREEPFSRYASHAGADSPLLFARFVVLTALFALSILAVAIAISALVSGTRSALALSVVALVVVLVGLDLALVYGLAGGYLGESSLVYALAASPLSAYRGLVFETVVITAAGTGPQTASPVASLIGLAVWTIGSLAVATAAMNR
- a CDS encoding ABC transporter ATP-binding protein translates to MTTAQPLLEASNVDFAYGDVTILQDVSVPVRPGAVTALIGPNGTGKTTLLRTLAGLQEPTGGSVAYHGPDAAREVGYLPQHPEFRPGFTVLETLTFYASLVGGGRDEAMARLERVGLEDAATRRVEALSGGMTRLVGIAQATIGDPPLVALDEPASGLDPGMSKHVFAVADELAATGTAVVVSSHDLELVERTADEVVVLDDGTVVERGAPTALCDRLGVESLENVYEASITGDLRRVRVRGETA
- a CDS encoding NosD domain-containing protein codes for the protein MYRPPREIVLAAVVLVATVGLGGLFVGDADPAPPEPAPFDETVSVGLTLENEQKLDENVTLPRAQAFYSQYQYVVGYYGVETFVDAQRQDGHEQRFGYPLAVYVTDYGDAPVELNEEGYPVTDRQLPWIDATDAWFVVGSEARTPSGETVVSFADKADAASFATAHGGEVYSWDETLEQSFDTDDVTGVRDRVSEQDRRADATVESTQARTDRPVSTVVATDADAVRERIDEDPANITVVDTVQAGIDEAPANTTVLVSDGTYEETLEIDRPITLAGDGTPTISGDGNGSVVTVTEPRVGIRDLEITGVGPLTSGAEDVPGPAIDDDAWDEKFLTYYTGADAGISAHVAAGLSVENVTIETPSNGIILRESPETVVRNATVRGNERWEDGFAGIMAFRSPGVIEETTIVDGRDAIYAYRSEGIVIRENTIDESLLGIHLMHTDGTLLADNRLNDVVDTGIYVMTGPERNAIVGNEIRGSQVGAYVGGSDTYVAENVLEANDVGLELAASGSIYERNVIAGNQVGVNDRVILPTNRVLENDFVSNDDHATAGAGPLRVWTHDGRGNYWQGATSIADGDPPSRSYSPTDTVDGRMHHTDGAATLARAPALDALSGFEASVSGMRTGSVTDTEPTCEPNNPELLERTDYADRARSCDGSLTIEP
- a CDS encoding DUF302 domain-containing protein produces the protein MTLPIDPSQIDPDEIGATQTTLEMDHEEAIEHVREVFTDAGFGVPVEFSPSELLNEKVDADRDPYYVLGACNPAVADRALEATDGKMGALFPCNVVVWEKEPGRQRVYHVSIMRIARLVGIAPDDEEMADIVAETGELVDAAFEAL
- a CDS encoding class I SAM-dependent methyltransferase; the encoded protein is MGHHTFDADRADKLEDAEQRYRFVSAEELLWALSLSPDDTVADLGSGTGFFTDDVAPHAGAVYAVDLQAAMHEYYREKGVPENVELVTSDVSDLPFDDGDVDAAFSTMTYHEFASDEAIAEVRRSLAPNGRLVIVDWAATGTGEAGPPVEERYSADEAADALREAGFEIEHAAVRPETFLLIATLE